A section of the Candidatus Moraniibacteriota bacterium genome encodes:
- the mutM gene encoding bifunctional DNA-formamidopyrimidine glycosylase/DNA-(apurinic or apyrimidinic site) lyase: MPELPEVQTVVSQLGRKITGKRIAGFWSDWEKQVKPGLKKLAKLAIGGTVLGTRRIGKHIVIDLDNARSLVVHLKMSGHLLYKDATNKSAKEWKDPMNRFIHHRIDFADGSWIDFSDLRKFGWIDCAATAEVEVMKSIASLGCDALAGKCDLDFFAALLKRSRRKRIATLLLEQDKIAGIGNIYRSEMLYRAGIRPLRLIGKITKAERTRLFAAMKAVLREAVRLRGTTDGDFRDTAGKPGGFQRTLAVYGRAGLPCKRCDTIIVRKKLGQRSVFYCPACQK, translated from the coding sequence ATGCCAGAACTCCCTGAAGTCCAAACAGTGGTGAGTCAACTCGGGAGGAAAATTACCGGCAAGCGGATTGCCGGTTTTTGGTCGGATTGGGAGAAGCAGGTGAAGCCGGGATTGAAGAAATTGGCGAAACTTGCGATCGGCGGAACGGTCCTTGGCACGCGGCGCATTGGCAAGCATATCGTCATCGATCTCGACAATGCTCGCTCACTTGTCGTGCACCTCAAGATGTCTGGGCACCTTCTCTATAAGGACGCGACCAACAAAAGTGCAAAGGAATGGAAAGATCCGATGAATCGCTTCATCCATCATCGGATTGATTTCGCGGACGGGTCATGGATAGATTTTTCGGATCTGCGGAAATTCGGCTGGATCGACTGCGCCGCGACAGCGGAAGTCGAAGTGATGAAGTCCATCGCGTCTCTCGGCTGCGATGCGCTTGCCGGCAAGTGTGACCTCGATTTCTTTGCGGCCCTTTTGAAACGCAGCCGTCGGAAACGGATCGCGACGCTCCTTCTCGAGCAGGACAAGATCGCCGGCATCGGCAATATCTATCGGAGCGAAATGCTCTATCGTGCTGGCATCCGACCTCTTCGACTCATCGGGAAGATAACCAAAGCCGAGCGTACCAGGCTCTTTGCGGCGATGAAGGCGGTGCTCCGGGAAGCGGTGCGGCTCCGCGGGACGACGGATGGGGATTTCCGCGATACCGCGGGCAAGCCAGGCGGCTTCCAGCGAACCCTCGCCGTCTACGGGCGCGCGGGGCTCCCGTGCAAGCGCTGTGATACAATTATCGTACGTAAAAAACTGGGGCAGCGGAGCGTTTTCTATTGCCCCGCATGCCAAAAGTAA